From the Oncorhynchus nerka isolate Pitt River linkage group LG20, Oner_Uvic_2.0, whole genome shotgun sequence genome, one window contains:
- the b4galt3 gene encoding beta-1,4-galactosyltransferase 3, with protein sequence MACCGRSLDSPCTLALLVGFQFAFVVYFSLGGFRGLVSVLVHSEQPEFDYSRPHDVYTNLSHLGVPPAPHIGTGPPGAELKDCKMPSPLLVGPVSVRLSSPLSLEEIRERNPLVLPGGRYSPPDCQPRHHTAIVVPYRNRQTHLRALLYHLHPFLQRQQIHYSIYIVQQWGNSTFNRAKLLNVGVREALRDEDWGCIFLHDVDLLPENDHNTYTCHNQFPTHLSVAMDKFRYRLPYPQYFGGVSAVTPEQYMKMNGFPNSYWGWGGEDDDIAARVRLSGMKIVRPPVAIGHYKMIKHKGDRGNEQNPRRFDLLKRTRLNWHSDGLNSLTYELLSKELQPLYTNLTVDIGDDPRLPQRKATPPMPKREVKGDELPPLVPWSKHGSKRRGDTPRAAKHDIKGEGQAVKVGVVTAVTTAKPKADKVDHAQSKTVHQTVDERASVVK encoded by the exons atggcGTGTTGTGGTCGCTCTCTTGACTCCCCCTGTACCCTGGCCCTATTGGTGGGCTTCCAGTTTGCCTTTGTGGTCTACTTCTCCCTGGGGGGCTTCAGGGGGCTGGTGTCCGTACTGGTCCACTCTGAGCAGCCTGAGTTTGACTACTCCCGCCCCCACGACGTGTACACCAACCTCAGCCACCTGGGGGTGCCACCAGCCCCCCACATAGGAACGGGACCTCCAGGGGCTGAGCTGAAGGATTGCAAGATGCCCTCACCACTACTGG TCGGTCCTGTATCTGTGCGTCtgtcctcgcctctctctctggaggagatCAGGGAGAGGAACCCGTTGGTGTTACCGGGAGGCCGGTACAGCCCCCCAGACTGCCAGCCGCGCCACCACACGGCCATCGTGGTGCCGTACCGTAACCGCCAGACTCACCTCCGAGCCCTACTCTACCACCTCCACCCTTTCCTACAGAGACAACagattcactacagtatctacatagtccagcag TGGGGTAACTCTACATTTAACCGAGCTAAGCTGTTGAATGTTGGGGTCCGTGAGGCGCTGAGAGACGAGGACTGGGGGTGTATCTTCCTACACGATGTAGATCTTCTGCCTGAAAATGACCATAACACCTACACCTGTCACAATCAGTTCCCCACACACCTCTCTGTTGCCATGGACAAGTTCAGatacag GTTGCCGTACCCCCAGTATTTCGGAGGGGTATCTGCGGTCACACCTGAGCAGTACATGAAGATGAACGGATTCCCCAACAGCTATTGGGGCTGGGGTGGGGAGGACGATGACATCGCTGCCAG AGTGCGTCTGTCTGGGATGAAGATAGTGCGCCCTCCAGTGGCCATCGGACATTACAAGATGATCAAGCATAAAGGAGACAGGGGCAATGAGCAGAATCCACGCAG GTTTGACCTTCTGAAACGGACCAGGCTCAACTGGCATTCTGATGGTCTGAACTCTCTGACCTACGAACTGTTATCCAAAGAGCTGCAGCCTCTCTACACCAACCTGACGGTCGACATTGGGGACGACCCTCGTCTGCCCCAGAGAAAGGCCACGCCTCCTATGCCCAAACGTGAGGTGAAGGGGGATGAATTACCTCCCCTTGTGCCATGGAGCAAACATGGATCAAAGAGGAGGGGAGACACACCCCGTGCAGCCAAACATGACATAAAGGGGGAAGGGCAAGCCGTTAAAGTGGGTGTGGTTACAGCTGTGACTACGGCTAAACCTAAAGCTGACAAGGTAGACCACGCCCAGTCAAAGACAGTGCATCAGACTGTAGATGAGAGGGCGAGTGTGGTAAAGTAG